A segment of the Amycolatopsis thermophila genome:
CGCGGCAGTCCCTTGTGCTGCCGAACTTCCGGCGGCAGGCGCCGGTGCTGCGCTAACCGCCGTAGGGCTTGGTGATGATCTCCAGCCGGTGGCCGTTCGGGTCGCACCAGTAAACTCCGCGGCCGCCGTCGTTGTGGTTGATGCGTCCCGGTTCGCGCTGGAAGGGGTCCGCCCAGTACGGCAGGGAGCGGCTGGTGATCCGCTCGAAGATCCGGTCGAACTCCTCGTCGCCGACCAGGAAGGCGTAGTGCTGGGCGTGCACCGGCCCGTCGACGCCGATCACGTCGAGCGACACGCCGTTGGCCGCCTCCACGACGAGGAACGGACCGTAGGGCACCGGAGCCGGCAGCCCGAGGATGTCGGTCAGGAAGTTCGCGGTCTCCTCGCGGTCCCGCGCCTCGACGATCGTGTGGTTGAGCTGGACGGCCATGTCCGGCCTCCCTTCCCCGCAGATTCCGGCGTGTTCCCGAATGTAGCCCCGCGGCGCCCTAATCTCGAAGGATGACAATCGAGCGCACCGCGGTACTGGCCCTGCACTGGCAGGTCAACGTCATCAAACCGGAGGGCTTCTTCGGCGGCATGCTGGCCGGGCCGGTCGAACGCAGCGGGGTCGTCGAGCGCGCGGCCCGGTTCCACGAGTGGGCCGCCGCGGCGGGCGTCCCGGTCTACTTCACCCGCTTCACGATCCCGGTGGGGGAGGGGCGGCTGGTGCGCAACACCGCCTTCATGGAGGCGGTCGCCCAGGCCCAGGAGCAGTTCCGGCCGGACGCCGCGGGCGCCCAGGTGATCCCCGAGATGGCGCACCTCGCCGAGCCCGGCCAGGTGGTGGACAACCAGAAGCTGTCCGGGCTGGCCGGCAACGACCTCGCCGCCCGGCTCGGCGAGGCGGGCATCACCACGCTGTTCGTGACCGGGGTGGCCACCAACCTGACGGTCGAGCAGACCGCCCGCCACGGCACCGACCTCGGGTTCGTCGTGCACCCGGTCGCCGACTGCGTGACCGCCGCCGAGGAGCCGGTGCACCTTGCGTCACTGGCGAACCTCGACCTCGCGACCGCCGGGTGCCGCATGTCGACCGAGGTGATGACCGGCTAGAACTCGTCGCCGGCGGAGAGTTCCTTCTCGAACGCGTCGGCCTGGGCGACGACCGACAGCAGCGGCCGCTCGAACTCCTCCCGCAGGTGCAGCGACGTCAGCGGCACCGTGTGCTTGATCAGCGCCACGCCGTCGACGACGGCGGCGCCGCCGACCGACGTGCCGCCGGCCAGTTCGAGCAGGCGGCGCAGGTCGAGCTTGTCCGCCCAGCCGACCGCCGAGGAGATCTCGGCCCACTCCGCGCCGTCGACGTCGGGCAGGTGGTGCACG
Coding sequences within it:
- a CDS encoding cysteine hydrolase — translated: MTIERTAVLALHWQVNVIKPEGFFGGMLAGPVERSGVVERAARFHEWAAAAGVPVYFTRFTIPVGEGRLVRNTAFMEAVAQAQEQFRPDAAGAQVIPEMAHLAEPGQVVDNQKLSGLAGNDLAARLGEAGITTLFVTGVATNLTVEQTARHGTDLGFVVHPVADCVTAAEEPVHLASLANLDLATAGCRMSTEVMTG
- a CDS encoding VOC family protein, with translation MAVQLNHTIVEARDREETANFLTDILGLPAPVPYGPFLVVEAANGVSLDVIGVDGPVHAQHYAFLVGDEEFDRIFERITSRSLPYWADPFQREPGRINHNDGGRGVYWCDPNGHRLEIITKPYGG